Genomic DNA from Myxococcales bacterium:
AGCGCGACGTTGTTGCCGAGCGTAAGCCAGCCGGAGACGCCGTACATGCCAAACAACCACCCCGCCGGGTTGGCGCCGATCATGTATTTCTTGTTGGCCTTGAGGTATTCAGTTCGTTCGCCAACCTTTACCAGCTGGCCGTTGATGTGTTCAACCTCGTTCCACGGTGTGGTTTGCGGCGCGGTGGACGGGCCTGCTTGCGGCTGCGGCGCCGGTGCCACGATAGGCGCGGGCGGATATGGATCCGCCGCCGGTTGAGCCGCCGCCACGAGTGGCAAGCCAGCGATTGCAAGAGTGATAATTATTGTTTTTGTTAGGCGTGAAGTAGCGTGCATGCCTGGAGCTAAAGCAAGCGGCTTGCCAAGCTCCCAGCCCTTTTAATTCAATGGCTTACCAGGGTACACCTGGGGAAAGGGTGTGAACTGGCGGGGAATTCCTGACACGCATGTCAGAATTGAGCCGACACCGTGCGCCACCTCACGGCGGGCGCCGGCGTGATACGTTTTTGTCATGGGTATGAAGGCGAGACCAAAGGCGCTAGGTGGTTCCTATGGCGAGGCTAGCGCCGCTGCCGTGGGGAGGCCGCTAATCGCGCGCGTGTTGCGAGCCACCGGCGGCAAGCTGCGGGCGGGGGCGGCCTCGTCGCTTGAGGCACACAGCGACTTGGCGTATTTGCTCTTCGTGGCAGATCAGACCGCAGCAAGCATATCCATCGTCGACGTCGTGGCCGCCGCGGCAACGTTCGACGGCGACTTTGATCTGTGGAGCCCTATCGAGGTAACGCTCGCGCTGGGCGCGGTGATCGATCCCAAGCGCGCGCCCGCGGTTACCAAACAATTGCTCGCTCCTTATGGCAAGCACCGCGCCGCGCTTGATCGGCGGTTAAAGGGCGAGCTGCTCGAGCAGGCGCTGGACGACGTGCCGCTCGACATTGAAGACTGTTGGCCGGATCTAGCTGAGCTGTGCTTTATGTATGTGCTTGGGGGCTCGAAAACTCAGCCGCCGGCAAAGATCATGAAAGCGATTGCCTTGCACAAGCAACTACTTGCACCCGCGCTGGCGCCGAAGAAGTAGCACCACGGGCCCCGCACCGACAGCAATGGTCAAGAATTACGCCGCGGCGTCAGCCGAGCTCCGCCAAGCGGAAGTGCTTTTTGAAAGCAACCCTATCTTAGCGTTGCGCCAAATGGTCGACTTGTACGCCCAAGCGAGCCAAGCCCTCAATCACGAGGTCGCAGATGCGATCGAAATTTGGCTTTATGAAAACCCACGTCTCGAAATCGTTGACTATATAAAGTCAACGATTGGCGCAGGTGACGAGGTGAACCAAGTGTATTTGAAGTGGATTGACGGCTTGCATGCGCGTTTGTGAAAATGGGTCGACCCAAGCCTCGAACAGATAGCCCCTTAGTCGGGCGACGCGCGGTCGCGGTTTACGACTTCGATTTATCGGTCGCGTTACTGCGGTCGTTTGACTTGTTCCGACCGTTGGCCTGAGCGTTGCCAATTGCCGGGCTCGACGGCTGGCGCCCATCCATCGCGTCGGTCCGATTGGCCGCGTTGATCCCATCAGTCGCTTCGAGCACATCAGGCATGTTCGTCGCGCGGTCCTTGGTGTTCGGTGGCGTCGTCGACCAATCGAGCTGGGCCTTTTTGCCGGGGCGATCGACATGGATCTTGTCGTCGACCTTGGTCACCCAGGCGAGCGGAAAGTAGTGATGTTGACCTTGCTTGTCTTTGGTAACCTTGATGGTGTCGGCGCCTTCCATGTGGTCGACGACGCCAAATTGGCCGTTCTCTGAGCAGACGATGGGGGTATTGGGCTTGATCTGGTTTGCGTTAATCATAGTGGTTGGGCTGCACTGCAAGATAGGGGCCGCGGGCTCGCGGCCAGAAGTGCTGCCAGCAAGCGCCCACCTCGGGCTCATCGCAAAAAAATGGCGCCCTGCGTACGTGCGCAACGGCTCGTCGAGCGTGTGCGCTCGATCGTTCAGAATTGCACCTATCAGCGTCGCTTTAGAAAGTCAGCCGCCGCAGCGTCCGGTGTCGGGAGCGCAAGCAGCGGCTTCTCGCCCCGCCTAGCCAATGCCGCGGTCATGAATTTGTGGCTGCGCTCCATGCGGGCCATGTCGGCGGGGTGCGAGCCGCGCTCGCCGCGCCTGCCGCTGACTTGCGCGGATTTTGTCGCGAGATACAAATAGGTTAGGTAAACGCCTTCAGGGCGAAAGCCTGCGCGGTCGGCGAGGCGCGCACCTACGAGGTCGGCCGCGACCTCTTTGCCACGCCAGCCAACGCCGTTCAACCGGCTTGGCTTGACCCTCAAGGCATCGCGTCGCCATTGATGCGTAAGTTCGTGCCCGATGATGGTCGCCATAACGGCCCCGCCAAGTTCGTCAGCCAGCCGCTCATCGGTGACGCCCATGTCTTGGCGAAGAAACCGCTCGATATCGATGATCATCTTTTCGGCAATAAACACGCCCTCGGCGCCGTCATAATGGCTCGCAAACGCTGAAGGCAGCAGCATGGACGACCCGAACACCTCAAAGTCCCCAAGCTTCGTCGCGCCGTGCGCCGTGGCGACTGCTGCCACCTTGTCATAAACTTGTTGGGTGGCGGTCAGCTTGGCGGCGGAGAGCCGGCGGGGCTTGCCGCGCATTGACAACAGCCCTTTGCCGATCGTTGTCTGGGCGCGGCGCAACAAGCGTTCTTTCAACGATAGCGATGAGGGCGCGACTTCCTTGCCCTCAAAATCGATCGACCGCGTCTGTAGCCTGGCGACCGCCTCGCCCAGTCCCCCGGGCTTGTGAGGTTGCGGGCTAACGGCCTGGCCCTCCGACGGGTTGCCGAGCCTCTGGGGCATGGACGATTTACGCCCTTTAGTCGAGCTTGTCAGGCGTTCGGCCGCTGGCGATGTACTACTCGTCGCAGCATGCGTTTGAGGCTTTGATTTGCCGACGCGGCTACTGCCTGAGCGTCGCGACTGCCATGGCGCCGTGAGCGCTGGCACGGCCGAGCTCGCGCCTTCGCTGCCACTTGCACGCCGACGGCCACCAGCCTCAGTTGGCGCGGGCGCCATCACCAAGCAGACAAGCGTTAGGAACGCAGGCAAGCGCGCGTGAGCCCCGGTCCCAAGGCTATGAGGGGTCACGGGCGCTCGCATCACCTATCGTATCTGCATCTCGTGTGCCAGCTTGGTGACGCCGATAGGTGCAGCAACTTTATGAATTTATTGGCAGTCGCGGCGCGCTACCAGTAGAACGTACCCGCATCGGCGACTCCGGGCCCCACCTATCACGGTGTCCGCGGTACCTCATTTACCCGAAGCGACTTCTCCGCAAATCGTGTGCAACACGCTTAGACAGGTGCGGAGGCAATGGCTTTCGTGCAGCTACCGAACTTGTCGCCTTGTCGCTCTGTGGCAAGCCGATATTGCCCAGCAGCGACGCCTCGCGTTAGATATGTTGCATGGCCAGCGCGCTCATCATCGGGGGAGTTTACGACACCCCGCTGAAGTATCACGTGGAATTCAGAACCGCCGAGGGCGCAACCCTGCAAGGCTTCGCGTTGGTGGTGCCCTTTACCAAGCCGCGCGTCGACTGGGACGCCTTGGTCGCACCCGCACAAACGATACAGTGAGCGCCTCCGCACGGGGTTAACGGTGGGTTCCATTGCGTACCAGGGCCCCTGGCTTGGCCTAGCTATTGCTATGTCGTGATCGCGTAAAGGAACTACATGTTAAAGCACACATTCATCATTGCGACCCTCCTGCTAGCCACCGCGGCCTCCTGCAAAGACAGCGCGTCCAAAGACGTCACCCAGGCGCGTGAAAACACCGTCGAAAAACAAGCCGACCTCGCCAAGGCCGAGCAAGAGGTGCAGGCCGCAACCCTCGCCGTCAGCCGCGCCCGGGGCGACTTTCTCGTTGTCGCCGATGTGCGGCTTGCCGAGCTCGACAAGAAAATTGCCGAGATGAAATTGGCCCAACCGAGCAAAACGGACTGGAACGAGATTGCGCGCTTGCGCAGCAGCGCCGAGCAGCTACGTAATGAGATCAAAAGCAACGCCAAGATTTACGCGCAAGATGTGCAGCGCGAATTCGAAGAGCTCGTCGGCAAGATCGACGAAAGCCTGAAGTAGGCGGCATCGACCACTTGCGGCCGCAAGCTAGCGGAACTCTGAAAACGTGATCACGCTTTGTTCCTCGCTTTGGCCGAGGCGATCGCGCAACACGGCACGCGCCTTGGAGAGCGCGCCGCGCACGGTGTTGGCGGGAATGCCAACGACCTCGGCTACCTCATTGGCCGACATGTCCTCCCAATAGGTGAGCTCGAGCAAGATGCGGGTGTCGATTGGCATCTCGTTTAAGACCTGCATCAGGGCCTCTTTGGCCCGATTTTGCAAATGCGCGGTCACCGGCGTCAGGCCAAGGTCTAGCAAGCTATGCGACGATAGCTTGTCAATGGTGAGCCCGCGGTAGCTGCGCCGCAAATGGTCATAAAGGCGCGCGCGGGCGATGGTAAAGAGGAAGCCCTGAAACGTGCTGGTAATGGTGTGCTTGGCCTCCAGGCAATCGAGAAACGTCTGCTGCACCACGTCGCCCACGTCGTCGCCGAGCTTGCTGCGAAAAAAACGGCACACGGCGTCGAAGTGGCGATTGACCAGGCGCTCGCCCGCCTTCGCATCGCCCGCCTGCCATGCGGTGAGCAGCGCCATGTCGGTGTCGATATTGGTGGTCATGCGGCTATGGCTTTCTCGCGACGGTTGCAGCTTCGGCCTCGGCCAAAAGGCGGGCATGCTCTTCAAGGTCACCCTTGGCCGCGTTGGTGCGCGTGCGCAGCGCCAGGCTTTCGCTGAGCAGGGCAATTTGTTCTTTGCGCTGGCGAGGCGCCGTCAGGGTTTGGGCGTAGTGAAACATGGCGTAGCCGAGCAGCGCTTCGGATTTGATCTGGGTTGCCAGCCGCATGCTTGCTTGCAGCGTCATGCGCGCGGCCGCCAGGTCGCGGCTCTCGCGCTGCGCGATGCCCAACACGATGCGTCCCTTGATGGCCTTTGAATGGTCCGTGGGGTACTTGGTCAGCAAAAGCTGGTGGGCGCGCGCCAGCAGCGGCACCGCCCGCGCTGGATCATGAGGGATCAAGGCGTAGCCGAGGTTGTGGACGAAGGTTTGGGTGCGAAAGTCATTGGCCCCAAACTTTTGATCGACAAGTTGCAGCGCCTCTTCTAGATCCGCCAAGCCCTTGGCGGTTTGCGCCATCATCATGTGCGGCATGCCCCGATCTTGCAGGCTTCTCGCCAGCGCGACGGGTTCGTTCCAGAAGCGTCGAGCGGCCACCGTCGCATCTGCGAGCTCCAACGCGCGGGCAAGTTGATCTGCGTGGCGTAGCGTCGCAATATAGTCCGACGCGGCGGTCAGCGTGGCCTCGCCGTACGGGCCTTGCACGCGCAAGGCGTGCTCATAGGCGTGTTGCGCGGTCGCCAGGGCATCAGGCGCGCGCGCCGCTTCCTTGTAGGAGGTAAGCCGCGACATCGCGGCCAGCGTGAAGGCATCATACGGGTTGCTCGCCTCCAGCAACGCGACGGCCGTGGTCTGGACCTCAATCGCTTCAGGCAGCTTGTCTTGGTCCCTCAAGAAATTGGCTTTTTGATGCAACACGTTGCCGTGGAGCGACGAGCTGGTCGCGACACTACCAAGGCGCCCTTCGATGATTTTGAGCTTGTCATCGACACCCTCGAATTGGCGCGTCAGGGAGGCAAGGCGGAGTTCGCGCAGGCCCGCCATAATGGCCAAGTCGGCGCGGCCGCTGCGCTCCGCCAGCGCCTGCATGCGCGGGATGATCGGCCTGACGACTTCATATTCCTGGAGATTTAGCAGGTGCGTCGTCTGCGCCAGCCTCGCCTTGGTCGCATAGGCGAGGTCGCCGAGCTGTTCAAACAAGATGGCGAGGTGGCCATATTCTGCGGCGAGCTTGGGGGTCGACTGGCCGGTTCGGTTGGCTCTAAACAAGACCGGCTTGAGCGCCTGGACGAGCGCAGCTGCCGCGAGCCCTTGTGGTGCCTCGTTGAGGGGCGTGATGACCAGCCGGCACTCCTCAAGCGAGAGCTGATTGAGCACGTCTCCCAGCGACTTAGGCGTAGGCGTTGCCTGCGCGTCTAAGGCCGCCGCGGCGCCGCGCAGGCTGGCATCGCGCAAGCATTGCGACCTAGTCCTCGCAATTTTGGGCGCCTCTTCGCAAGCGCCGCGGGCGAGGTCTAAGCGCTCGCGGTCAAACGCCTCGAAGGCCGCTATCATGCGCCCCGCGACGTCGACGTGCGCGACGTTGACCGACCGCAAATGGGCCTCCATGCTGGCGCGCGCCGCCTTAGAAAGCGGCACATGCGCCGCGCTCGCCGCGCGTTGGCAAACCGCGACGGGATTTCCGCGCACCGTGGTGCGATACGTCATGCCAACCGCCGCCAACATCACGGCCGCGAAAACACCGGCCAACACATGCCGGCGCCGCCGCCCGCGCTCCTTGGTGGCAAGCGCTTGCAACGCCGTGGCCGGACAACGCCGCGCAGGCTCGCCAAGCGTGGTGGCAAGCGCCGCGCGCAGCCCATACGACAGGCCGGCGCCATTTGTCGTGAAGCGACCGGACAATTGTTCTGCGATTCGTCGCGCCTCTTGCTGCTGGCGCTCGCGTTCTGGGTCAGTCGACGCCGCCTGGCCCCAGAACATCCGGCAAGCCAATTTGCCGATGGCGAACATGTCTGAGGCGGCGGTGGCTGGCAAGCCTGCAAGTCGCTCCGGCGACGCGTACCCCAGCGTGCCACCAGCCATGACCGCATTGGCGGTGGTCGATAAGCCAAAATCAGACAGCATGGCGCGGGGGGCGCCGCCGGTCTTGTCGATCGCCAGCAGAATGTTTTCGGGTTTTATATCGCCATGCACAAGGCCGGCCGCGTGCACCGCGGCGAGGCCGGCGCAGACATCGGCGAATACCGCGAGCTTGTCGTCGCGCGTGCGCGGCGCAGCCAGCCATTTGTTTAGCGACGGCCCGTCGACAAATTGCTGAACAATGATGTTGCCGTGGGCGGAATCAAACTCGTCATAGACGGCGACCACGCATGGGTGGTCGAGCCCCGCCAGCGCGCGTGCCTCCTGGGAGCGTAGCGCATCAGGCCTTGGCGATACCGCGGGCGCGTTGATGACCTTGAGGGCGACAGTGCGCCCCAGCTCATCGTCCCAGGCGCGAAACACGGTGCCTTGGCCACCCTTGCCGAGCACGCCATGTAGGTCGAAACGCCCAAGCTTGACCGGCGCGACGTCGTTGCCAAACAGGGCCGTCAGCGTGTGGCGCTTGATGAGCGCGGCCACCAAGTCTTGCTGCGTCCCCTCCTGCACCGGCGCTGGATGCCATAGCGGGTGCGCTGATTCAAGGACAATTCATGGGGGGCGCCGGGCGATTGGCGCCGCCGCCTGGCCATCCGCGCCCGGCGTCCCGGGGCGAGTCCTTACGGGGCCGGGGCCGGGGCCGGGAAGGGGGCTGTACCGTTACTGCGCCAGCGGGCAAACCTGGCGTGCCAGCTCCAGCGGTGGGGCCTCAAAGCCGCGGTACTCGCAGAGAAACCACCCACCATCTTTTTTGTAGAAGCGCGCGACGCCGGAGTAGCGATCGTAGGTCTCGCTGGCGGCCTTGTATTCAAGATACGCGGACTCATCGTCCACCTCTTGCACCGTTGCATACGCCGAGCGCTGGGCCGCGAGAAAGCTGGCCGCGATGTCCTTGGCGGTGTCGCTGGGGGATTCTTTCGTCTTCTTGAGGATGAGCTTCCAATTTTTTAGGAGCGCGGCCTTGTTGACGAATTCAATCCCATACTCCCCCAGGTATTTGTAGCCGCGCACCGCCTTGTATTGCGCGGCCAGCTCGCCCGGGATGCGCACCTCCGCATTTTGTGCGGTCGTGACCAAGTGCGACCCATCTGGCTGCACGACGGCGGCGGTGTGTTTGCCGCCTAGAACTTTAAAACACGAGCTGGTGAGGGTGAGCATGGCGATGATGAGGACGAGGCTAGACTTGTTCATTGACTTGGTTCCTTGATTGGTCGAGGGGAAGAATTGATGCTGGGGCACGTAGGCTACGCGCGGGCCTGCCTGAGCTTGCGGCCGCCGAGCGCGGCAAAGATGCCGGCCAGCGCAAACGGCACGGCCAGGACATAGCCGAGCGTGCGAAGCGCTGCGCCGGCGTTTTCGCCGCCGCCACCCGCCGGGTAGATGAAGGCCCCGACAACGGCCAAAACGATGAGCGCCAAGCCGACATGCATGACCGCTGGCCTTTTCATTGCGGCGAGCACAATTGTTACCAGCGCCAGCGCAACGATACCCAGGGTGCCATTGAAGGCCGTGCGCACGCGCGAAATAGTGGAGGCGGCGCCGTTCGTTGTCTTGTCAATCTCGGCCGCGCTCACGCCGTCGGCCTTGAGCTGCGCCAACATGGCTTCGCCTTTGGTTAGATCGCCTTCGACGCGCTCCTGGGCGAGCCCTGCGATGGCCATGCCTATAAAGGTAAATAGGACCAGCAGCGCTAGGTTGAGCTTGCCGAATTTGGGTTTTGCCGCGATGGCAGGGGATGAGTGGGTGGCTTGAGCATATTGATTTGATTGCATGGTGTTTTTGACTCCTCACAAGGGAAGTCGCGGCACCACGCAAATTGATCCGACTAAATAGCGTTTAGTCGCAAGCGCATGAATTTGCTAAGAAGGCCTCGCAGCGGCGATGCCCCTGCTGCAAGTGGGTCATGGCTTCCGCCAGTTCAATCATCTCACCGAGATGGCCATGATCACGCTGAGAGTCCCCCCTTGTCGCTTAGCTGTATCAGCGATTTAAACATGACCGGCAATCAGATTCCCTGCGGCGGTAGTTGCCTCGTCGCCGACTTGGCAACCGACGGACACTGCGCCGTTTCATGTCGGGGGATCGATGGCGAAGAAAGCAGGGTCGGGGCCGCCGAGATGGGGGACATTGACTGCTCAAACGGACAAACCACGGTGGGGCGACAGGCGCCAACCATCTCGCACCTGCAATTTCAGTAGCGACAATGCGGAAGGCAAGCGGCGACGCCTGGCGTTGTTGGCGGTCTCTCCAACGCTAACACGTCGTGGGAATTACTGGATTTCTTCTAGCTGGCTAACTTCGCCGCTGATATCTCCCATAGGAGTTGCAACGCCGTCGGGAAAGACGTACGCGCCGCTGTTGTCTTCAAACATAACCACCATCGAACCATCGTCCTTCTTGGACTTGAACGTACGCATCTGCCACCGGGCGTACAACGTCACTGACTTCGCGGTGGACGTCGTGGTAAGGCCGTGCTTAGCCACGTCTTCCAAAAACCGGTGCGACATCGTGTTTCCCATGTTTGCGAGTTGCAGCATCATCATCTGATCAAGCAAGACGTCGGTTGCGGATTTCGCAACTGGTGCAGCGGTCGGAGCAACTAGCTTTGTGGCCGTGGTGGGCTTTGCCGTGCTAAGTTTTTTGAGGCTCGACCGAGTGCTCACTCGATTTGGCTTGTTGGCTGCCGTGAGCTTGGACTTAACCACCGGCCGATTGGTCGCGGAGACAGCTCCAATGGCTGGTATCCAGAAGGCGATGCTGAGGGCGGCGAGGGCATGTATAGATTTCATCATGCACCTGGCATCAGCAAGGGCCGTGCCACCCCTGGCGGGCATGCAACTGCGAGGGCTCCAGCTCATAGACGTAGATGGCACAGCGTGCGGATGGCTTCGCCGGGGTTACTTGTCCTCAGTTCGCAAGCAACCGTGGTAGCCCGGCTCGCCGCCCTCCCGTGGCGAACGCGCCTTTCGGGGGTGTTGCGAAATCCACCCAAGTTGGCTAGGACGAAGCGCAGCCCTGATACTCGTATTTGCATAGTTCGTTTAGATCACAATAGAGCGGCAGACAATTCGCAGTGTTCAGACACGCCTCTTCGCTTGGCATGGCCTCACACACTGGCGGCGGCTCGCACGCGCTAACGGAAACGCACGCCCCCGTCCAGCAGCTCTCGGCGACGCCAGGCAAGGTGCCTTGTGGACATTCCGGCGCCAATAGATCGCAGGTCGAGTGAGCGTAGCAAAATCCAAGCTCACTAGGAGGCGGCGTCGGTGCCGGCGCGTGCGGGCCCTGGGGTTGTTCGAGCGTTTGCTCGTTGGGTGCTTGCGACTCCACGCAGCCGACCATGCCAAAAGAAAGAATACCCATCACAACAAGAATATGTTTCGTCATGAAATCGGCATGTGCATCGGTTGGGCCAAAATGGGATGGTTACATTTCGGCTAGTTGTACGCGTTGGCCCACAGATATCTGACGAAGGCCTCAGAAATCTGAAGCCAACCGCACGGCATCCCCGCTCCGAAAATGTCGGACGTGCATTCAATCCTGGCGACGTTTCTGAGCGATTTAACCGCGCTATCGACTTAAGGTGCGTCGCGACCAATCCGTCGACATTGATACTGTAACTGAGTTTGTGCCTGATCGCTTAAATATCGGCAAAAGAACCTTAATCGCATCGACCGTGCAAATAGGCCGTCGGATCGCGAAGAGATTTCATTCACGTCGGCAACTTCGTTGGCCGTCATTTTGCATCGCGAACCACCATGTTGCGAATCGACCACACCCGAAGCACGCGCAAGCATGTCGCGCTAATGACACCAAACTTGATACCGGCGATTGTCGCCGCACTTGGCCTCGCGCCGTTTGGTTGTTCGAATAGCGGTGACCCCTCTCCACCTGAAGCTACGTATCCGGTATGCGAGGCGCCAACCAGCTGCGACCCTGCTGTTCATTTTTCGCAAGGCGACCGCGGTGATCTTAGAGAGTTTCAGCGCTATGTCATCGTCGGTGCGTCGAGCGATGGACATAGACTTGCCGTGCTGTATTCGCATTTTGGGCCTTCGAGTTCCGTATCCTTCGTCAACGTCATCATCTACGAGGCCGACGCGGCGGATTTTGTCTATCATCTGAACCTCACCGGCGACCCGATGGGCGGCGCTGGCACCGAGGAGGAGCTGCAGGAACTCGAGACGGAGGTGCTCGCGGAGAGCGCGACGGCCTTAGCTAGCGCTGGGATTGTGCCTGGGGCGCATATGCCACAAGCGTTAGCGTGGTGTCAGGATGGGGAAGCGGTCCTCACCGATCACTGTCAATTGTCCGAGCTCGCCTGGTCGGTAGCCCCAAGCGCTTGTCCTGGCGGCGGGGCGGACCCGGCAATGCTTTGGAGCATGTGTCCCGCCGATGCCGAGGCGGCGCTACCATGCGCTGTCCAGACCACGGACCCCAATGCGGACTGTCAGGAGGGCGCGCTCGCGTTGCTCGATTTGTACTGGTATGGCGACGCCATGTGGGTCGTTGCGGCGCGCGCGACGACGCCACTGCAATCGCTGGAATTTTCAATTATTAGCGTTGGCGGAACTGTGCTGCCGGGCGCGAGCGGCTGAGCAGCCACCGGATCCAGCGGACCGCTATGTACTGCCAACCGTTGCGGCTAAGGAAGCTATACCAGCCTTAAGGCCTACTGCAGTTGCCGGCAGGTTCGCGGCAAACGCTCGATGGCGCGCCGCGCACAGGGCGTTAGACTTGGCATGCCGTTTGCTGTTGAGTTCTAGACGCCAACCACACGGAGAACCTATGAAACATTCATTTTTTGCAAACCTCGCTCTCGTCGCTGCCCTCGTTCTTGGAAGCCTGTCCTTAAGCGGGCAGCATGCCGAGGCCAACAAATACAAGACCAAGGGCGCCTTGGCCGCCAGCGTTACCAAGCGCACCGGCTCGGATCGCTCGACCATCGTCGGCGAGACCAAGAGCGGCAAGCACGTCTACGTTCGTTCGGAGGGCGTGGGCCAATTTAGCTACAATGGACGCCCATATCAGATGCGAATCCTGACCAGCAATACCAAGACGCGGCTCGTCAACAAGGAAACCGGCAAGATCACAAGCACGTCGGCCGATCACCAACCAGCTGCCAGGGCTGCCGTACTCGCCTACGAGGCAAAAAATGGCACCGCGCAGGTGCAACTCATTACGAGAATTCCGCGCGGCTACATGACAAAAAATGGCAACCAGCGGGTATCCGTACGCCCCGCTCGCATAGGCGGCACCGCCCTACCGGACGCGAGCGCCTCGTTATCTTCAACAAATCAGGCTCAATCAAAAAGGTTCAAGACGCGCCAGGTCGCTAGGCGGCCTCGGCGATCGGCCCACGTAATCTCAGCGCCGGTGCTATCGGGTAAAAGTTCTATTAGACAAACTGCTGCTCGGCGGCCGCAAATAGCTCCAGCAGCTCGCGGCCTCGGCTGGCACCGCGCGTCAAAATAAGCCCGAGGGCGCCGCGCGCGACAGCCCGCTCATTTTGATCTGCGACTCCAAATAGCCCGCGGAGATCATCCCAGTCTTGGGGGCGCTGGCGGTCGTCCCGCGCGAGCAACTTCATCGCGATCAGATGGCCAACGCGTGCGACTGGCACGTGCAGTCCCGCGAGCACCTCGATGTGAACCGCTTCAGCCGTTATCTCTGGCTCGAGCCCAGATGAGGCAAATAGCAGATCGATAAACAGGTTCGGCCAGTTTCTGTGGGTTAGGCGTGCGGTCGCGAGGCGCCCCGTTCCAATCTGTTCGACGGTCGCCTTGATCGCGTATCCAGTTTGGGAAAGAGCATCCAGCAGTTCCTCCGCCGCTTGGTCATCGGCAACCGCGACGCGGTGAGCGCAGAAACCGCCAGGCCACCAACCAGCGGAAACGATACGTTGCGAGCCGTCAGATCGTTGACGATATGCTCCAGCCCCTGCTGCAACTGGGTCATGGTTTTTCGCTTTTGGCTGACAAGCTGCGCACGCGAAACCCGGGCCCACCCGCGAGCGGCATAGGCGACGCCCCGTACCAGGCGCCAATGGACGCTGCGATTTCTTGCTCGGAGCACATAGGATTGCGCCGCCGCACGCCCTGAGCGATCATCGCCTCCGCCA
This window encodes:
- a CDS encoding DUF2171 domain-containing protein, which gives rise to MINANQIKPNTPIVCSENGQFGVVDHMEGADTIKVTKDKQGQHHYFPLAWVTKVDDKIHVDRPGKKAQLDWSTTPPNTKDRATNMPDVLEATDGINAANRTDAMDGRQPSSPAIGNAQANGRNKSNDRSNATDKSKS
- a CDS encoding sigma-70 family RNA polymerase sigma factor, with amino-acid sequence MTTNIDTDMALLTAWQAGDAKAGERLVNRHFDAVCRFFRSKLGDDVGDVVQQTFLDCLEAKHTITSTFQGFLFTIARARLYDHLRRSYRGLTIDKLSSHSLLDLGLTPVTAHLQNRAKEALMQVLNEMPIDTRILLELTYWEDMSANEVAEVVGIPANTVRGALSKARAVLRDRLGQSEEQSVITFSEFR
- a CDS encoding serine/threonine protein kinase; protein product: MQEGTQQDLVAALIKRHTLTALFGNDVAPVKLGRFDLHGVLGKGGQGTVFRAWDDELGRTVALKVINAPAVSPRPDALRSQEARALAGLDHPCVVAVYDEFDSAHGNIIVQQFVDGPSLNKWLAAPRTRDDKLAVFADVCAGLAAVHAAGLVHGDIKPENILLAIDKTGGAPRAMLSDFGLSTTANAVMAGGTLGYASPERLAGLPATAASDMFAIGKLACRMFWGQAASTDPERERQQQEARRIAEQLSGRFTTNGAGLSYGLRAALATTLGEPARRCPATALQALATKERGRRRRHVLAGVFAAVMLAAVGMTYRTTVRGNPVAVCQRAASAAHVPLSKAARASMEAHLRSVNVAHVDVAGRMIAAFEAFDRERLDLARGACEEAPKIARTRSQCLRDASLRGAAAALDAQATPTPKSLGDVLNQLSLEECRLVITPLNEAPQGLAAAALVQALKPVLFRANRTGQSTPKLAAEYGHLAILFEQLGDLAYATKARLAQTTHLLNLQEYEVVRPIIPRMQALAERSGRADLAIMAGLRELRLASLTRQFEGVDDKLKIIEGRLGSVATSSSLHGNVLHQKANFLRDQDKLPEAIEVQTTAVALLEASNPYDAFTLAAMSRLTSYKEAARAPDALATAQHAYEHALRVQGPYGEATLTAASDYIATLRHADQLARALELADATVAARRFWNEPVALARSLQDRGMPHMMMAQTAKGLADLEEALQLVDQKFGANDFRTQTFVHNLGYALIPHDPARAVPLLARAHQLLLTKYPTDHSKAIKGRIVLGIAQRESRDLAAARMTLQASMRLATQIKSEALLGYAMFHYAQTLTAPRQRKEQIALLSESLALRTRTNAAKGDLEEHARLLAEAEAATVARKP